CAGGGCCAGGCGGTCCGAGCGCGGTACAGGACAAGCACCGCCGCCACCGTGGCCGCCACCACCGGCAGCGTGGCCGCCGCCCATCCGGGCGCAAGTTGCGGGTCGGGGAATACATAGAACGGGAAGCTGAAGTACCAGGGCACGCTCGGGACCTCGAACCCGACCCGGCCCCAGCCGCGCAGCCACAGCGTCCCCAACGTCCCGGCCACCAGCACCACGACCGCCGCCGCCACCGTCGCGCTGGCGAACACCGGGTCGGGTCGGTCGCCGGGGCGGTCCCGGGTCGCGGGCGGCCGGCCGGTCCGGCCCCCACGGTCCGGCCGGCGCTGCCCGCCCGGCCCCCCCGGAGCTCCCAGCCCGCCCAGCACCCGCATGGGACCGAGGCTAGCCGCGAGCGGTTCGGCCGGGGGTGGTACGGGGGATCCGTCACCAGCCTGTAAGGGCAGCGCGAGAGGCTCGTCAGGGTCGGCCCCGACACTGGGCGGCATGGACCTGTCCGGTGTCACCGTCGTGCTCCCTGCCCTCGACGAGGCCGCGGCCCTGCCGGCCGCGCTCGCCTCGTTCCCACCCGGTGTCGACCTGCTGGTGGTCGACAACGGCTCCCGCGACGACACGGCGGCGGTGGCCGCGACCGCCGGGGCCCGGGTCGTCACCGAACCCCGGCGGGGCTTCGGCGCCGCCTGCTGGGCCGGCGTGCAGGCGTCACCCGGCGCCGAGGTGGTGGCCTTCGCCGATGCCGACGGTTCCTTCGACGGCGCCGACCTGGCCGCGGTGGCCGGGCCGGTGCTTTGTGGCCAGGCCGACCTGGTGGTCGGGTCGCGGACCATCGGCGTCAGGCAACCCGGTGCCATGACGGTCTTCGCAGTGGTGGCCAACCGGACGCTCGGGCTGGCCTGCCGGCTGCTGTTCGGCGTCCCGCTCTCCGACCTCGGACCCTTCCGGGCCATCCGCCGCGACACCCTGCTCGCCCTGGGCGTCCGTGACCGTGGCCAGGGCTGGCCGCTGGAGATGATCGGCCGCGCCGGCCAGGCCGGCCTGCGGGTGGTCGAGGTCCCGGTCCGCTACCGGCCCCGCGCCGGCGGTGCCAGCAAGGTATCGGGATCGCTGCGCGGCAGCCTCCACGCCACCGCGGTCATGGCCGCCGTCACCTGCCGGCTGCTCGCCGAACGGTCCCGGGCCGGCGGACGACCAGCTGCGGCGAGGCGGCCAGCGGCCGAGACCCGGTCCCGGGACGCCGGCCGGTGACGCCGGCCGGGGCGGCGCGCGGGCAGCGCCGAGACGCGTTGGCCGTGATCGCCAAGGAACCGGTGGCTGGGCTGGCCAAGACCCGCCTGGTGCCGGCCCTGGGGGCGGCAGGGGCGGCCAGGGCGGCGTCCGCCATGCTGGCCGACACCCTGGCGGCGGTCCGCGCCAGCGGCGCGGAACCCTGGCTGTGCTTCGCGCCCGTCGAGGCCAGGGAGCGGCTGCACCGCCTGGCACCCGGGTTCGGGCTGCTGGCCCAGGCCTCCGGCGACCTCGGCGACCGCCTGGCCGCCTGCCTGGCCGACCTCCTCGGGGCGGGCGCCGACCGAGTGGCCATGGTCGGCGCCGACACCCCCCACATCCCGGCCGCCAGCTACCGGCGGGCGTTCGCCCTGCTCGACGAGGCCGACATCGTCCTCGGCCCGGCCCTGGACGGCGGCTACTACCTGGTCGCGGCCAAGGCATCCCGGCCCGAGCTGTTTGTCGGCGTCCCGATGGGCACCGAGGTGGTCCTGACCGAGACCTTGACCCGAGCCACCCGGGGCGGGCTCCTCGTCGCCCTGCTGTCGCCGCTGCGCGACCCGGACCGGGTCGCGGACCCGGCCGCCGCCCTGGCCGTCGGCGACCAGGACGCCGCCCCAGCCACCCTCGCGGCCGCCACCGAGCTGCTCGCCTCCGCCCGGGCCGCGATCCGGTGACCACAGCGCCCGCGGACGACCTCCTCGGCACGGCCATGGTGGACTTCGCCGCCGGCCGGCGGTCGCCCCTCTGGCTCCGGGTCGCGCCCGGGCGCCGGCTTCCCCACGACCTGGCCACCTACTTCGCGTCCGTCACCTCCCACGAACGGGCGCTGCTCGACCTGGCCGAGGAGCCGGTGCTCGACGTCGGCTGCGGCCCAGCCCGCCACGCCCGACTCCTGCAAGCCCGAGGCGTGACGACGATCGGGCTGGACCGGTCGCTCCCGGCCCTCAGCCTCGCCCGGGCGCTCGGGCTGCGCCACTGGCGGCACGCCGACGTTTGCTCCGGGTCGCTGCCGCCAGCCCGCACGGCCCTGCTGCTGGACGGCAACCTCGGCCTGGCCGGAACCCCGGCTGGCGCCGCGCAGCTCCTGCATCGCCTGGCCACGGCCTGTGGGCCAGGCGGGCGACTACTCGTGAGCGGACGCGCTCCTCGCCATGGGAGGCTGCGAGCCATGGTCGTCCGAGATGAGTATCTGGGTCGGGCCGGGCCATGGGAGCGGTGGCTGCAGGCCGGACTTCCGGCCGTCGTCGACCTGGCCGCCCCGGCGGGCTGGCGCCTCCGATACGTCTACGTCGCCACGGCGGGCGCCGACTACTGGGCCGCCCTATCCCTCGACGGCCCTTGGTAGCGCGACCGGCCGGCCTGGGCGCGGTGTCGCTCCGCGCCGGATCGGTCCTGGCGGTGCTGCTGCTTGCAGCGGCGATCGGTGGCTGCTCGAGCACTGGCCCGCTAGGCAACTACAAGGCGGCGCGAACGCTGCACCTGGCGCCAGATGGACGGCTGATCGTCACCGACCTGGGCTCGGGGAGGAACGACGGCACGGTCGTGGCCGTGGAGGTGGCGAGCGGAAGGCAGACCGTGCTCATGCGGGACCTGCCGTCGACCCGCCACAGCGGGCAGGCCCACGCCGACCTTGCCGGCCCAAGCGGGGCGGCCATGGCCGCCGACGGGACCGTCTGCGCAGCCATCGGCGACGTCACCGCGCTAAACGCCGGGTTCGCCGCCCTGCGCTGCACCAGCGGTCTGACGGTCGACCTGGAGGCGTTCCAGGCCAGCAACAAGCTGCCGAGCAACCCCTACGACGTCGTCTCCGATGGCGGCGAGGGTTGGTACGTCAGCGACGGAGCGGCCAACAACGTCGTGCACGTCGACCGGACTGGCGAGGTCACGATCGCTGCCTACGTTCCAGACCTCACCGCGAGTGCGCTCGGCGGCCGCCACGGCCAGGGGGTTCCGGCCGGATTGACCCTTGGCCCGGACCGCACCCTGTTCGTTGCCCTCTACGGTGGGGCGCCGTTCGACGGACCCTCGGCAGCGGTCGTCTCCCTGACACCGGACGCCGCCACCCGGCCAGGCCGGGTCAAGCCCAGGCTGGTCGCGCTGGTGCAGCACCCCATCGCCCTGGCGATGACCCCGACGGGCTGGCCGTGGCGGATTATGGCGGGGCCCCAGGCGAGCGCGGCAAGGGCGAGCTGCGCCTGCTCTCCGGCGTCGGCACGGCTGCGGCCGACGGTCCTGGCCCGCTGCAACCAGTCCGCCGTAGCCGGCTGCTCGCCTCCGGACTCGACCGACCGACCGGCGTGGCCAGGCTGCCGGACGGTCGCTGGGCCATCGCCGAGACTGGCCACACCAGGCTCACGGTCCTCAGCAGCAGCCGCGCCTGACGAGCCGGCGTCAGGCCAGCGATCAGCCGGGGCTGAAGTGGCGGATCAGCTCTTGGGCGTAGTAGTCCTCCCAGCGCTGGTCGGGGCGGCGCTCGGTGTACTCCTTGTCCAACCGCACCAGCAGCCAGGTCAGCTCGCTGCGGACCACCGTGCCACCCAGCAGCTCTGGCAGCTCCGACAGATTGACCAGCCACTGGGCATACCAGGACGCCCAGTCGTCATCGGCCCCGTCGCTGATCCGGAAGACCAGGTGGTGGGTCTCGGCCGCCTCGTGCAGCAGGTCGCTGACCCTGGTGTGGCGCTCGTCCATCGGCGGGCTAGCCCGGGAACGGGCTGACGAGCTGGAAGTAGTTGTCGTCGGGATCGGCGAAGGTGGCGATCCAGCCCTCAGGGTCCTCGTCGGGCTGGTAGGGCTCCTGGACGACCGTGGCCCCGGCCGCCTTGAGCCGCTCGAACTCGCCGTGGACGTCGGGGGTCTCCAGGTTCCAGATCAGCCGGCCGGGCTGCGGGTTGGGGCCCTGCACCTGGTCATGGGGACCGACGGTCACATAGCCGCTGCCGAGCTGCCAGCCGACAAAGTCCCCGCCCGCCCAGCCCGGCTCGCCGAACAGCCTGGTGTAGTAAGCGATCAGGCGCTGAGGGTCCTGGGACCCGATCAGGATGCCGTTGAGGTTCATGTGCCCACTTACCTCGGCTTGGCGTAGTCGTCCATGTCCTGGGAGAAGTCGACCGTCACCCAGGGCTCGTCACCGACAACCCAGGCGTCGTGCCCGGGCTGGATGACGTAGCCGTCGCCGGGGCCGACCCGGGTCTCAGTCCCGTCTTCGGCCTGGACGATCGCCGACCCGGACACGCAGTAGCCCTCGTGCAGGACCATGCACCGGTCGGTCCCGGCGATCGGCTTGACGTCGTTGGACCAGCGCCAGCCGGTCTCGAAGCGGGCCCGGCCGATCATGGTGTCGGCGATCCTCACCATCTCGACGGCGCCGTTCGGGAACGAACGTGTCTCGTCCGGCTGATCGAGGCTCCGCACCTGCACGGTCCCCATCGCACACCCCCCTCAGGTCGCAGGAGCAGCAAGTCTAGCCCGGGCAGATCCGGTGGTCGAGGACGTCACAGCGCCGTGCGCCGGCGAACCGGTTTCTGTGCCGTGAGGCTGGCATAGGCGACGTGGCCGAAGAAGGAGTGGGCGGTCACCCCGCCGCCGGGCCTCGGCCTTGAGGGCGTCGGCCAGCTCCTGGCCGATGCGCCCCGCTGTGGCCAGCGGATCCGCCCCACGGTCGGCGATGCTCAGCATGTAGTCCGGCTCGGAGGTCTGGACGAAGCCGTGGCTGCGTAGGCGTCCCTCGGCGAAGCCGGCCTGGTGCACCATCGCCGGCAGGCAGCGTACCACCCATGGATCGGTGATGTAGGCGGGCGTGAACGCCGCCACGCAGGCCTGCAGCAGGTCGAAGTCGCCGGTGGCCACGGTGATGGTGGCGTAGTCGCCATCGAAGGCGGCCAACCAGCCGCCGGCTCGGAGCACCCGGAACGCCTGTCCGAGCACCCGCTCGGGTCCGGGCCGATGCGACAGCACCCGGTGCACGACGACCACATCGAAGGACGCATCAGGGAGCGGCAGGTCGCGCCCGTCCGCCTCCTGGAACGACAGGTTCGAGATGCCGGCGGCGAGCTCGCGGGCCTGGGCCAGCAGGATCGGCGACGGGTCCACGCCGAGGACCTGGCCCACCTTCGGACGGGCAGCCAGCAGGCGGCTGATCGCGCCGGTGCCGCAGCCGATCTCCAGCACACGGGCGTCGGGCGGAAAGGCGACATCGGACAGGTAGGCTGCGACCATGGCCTGCTGCTGCGGGTCGCTGGCACTGACCTCCATGGCGTTGGCGACCTGCTCGACCGCTGCCGGGTCGACCTCGGTGATCATCGCGTACACGTCCGACATACACACATCACCTCTGTACCGGCTCAGCCCACGGAGGCATCGGGTCCTCCGCTACGCGGGACGCTCCCATGGCAGTCTCCGGACCGCCAAGAACGTTACGGTGGGCGAACCGAGCGGGCTCGCCCACAGCCCTCGCGTTGGCCTGCGACGAACGATGCTGGCCGTCTCTGCCCGGCCCCGTAACGAAGCACCTGGCAGCGAAGACAATCTCCTGGAACTGACCGCCCGACTCGGGAGCACCATGGAGGGACCAGCCGAGTTCGACCCAGAATGATCGGAGTCGCCGCGGTGGCCGTCGTGGCCGCCACCGCTGCCGTCGCCTGGTTCCAGCCGCAGAAGCTGTTGATCGACGAGCGGGTCGACGAGGCGCTCCCGGCGGCAGTGGCGCCAGGGGGTGGCCCACCGGACTCAAGCCCGGGCCGGCCGCCCACCTCAGCGGCCGACACCGAGCCGAAGATCCTCTCGACCAGCTCCTTCCGTTCCCTCGGCCACGCCACCTCCGGCCGGGCGGTGGCCCTGGCGTTGGCCGACGGGCGGCGCTTCCTGCGCCTGGACGACCTGCGCACCAGTAACGGCCCTGACCTGTTCGTCTACCTGTCCGCGCCGACGCCCCACGTGCCACCTTTGACGATGACTTCGTCAATCTCGGTCGGCTCCGAGCCAACCAGGGCAACCAGAACTACGAGATCCCGGACGGTGTCGCCCTTGACCGCTACCAGAGCGTGGTGATCTGGTGCCGCCGGTTCACCTACGCCTTCGGCGCCGCGGCGCTGGAATGAGACCCTCGGACCGGCGGGCGGGATCGGCCGGCATGCC
The DNA window shown above is from Actinomycetota bacterium and carries:
- a CDS encoding VOC family protein, with the translated sequence MNLNGILIGSQDPQRLIAYYTRLFGEPGWAGGDFVGWQLGSGYVTVGPHDQVQGPNPQPGRLIWNLETPDVHGEFERLKAAGATVVQEPYQPDEDPEGWIATFADPDDNYFQLVSPFPG
- a CDS encoding TIGR04282 family arsenosugar biosynthesis glycosyltransferase, yielding MIAKEPVAGLAKTRLVPALGAAGAARAASAMLADTLAAVRASGAEPWLCFAPVEARERLHRLAPGFGLLAQASGDLGDRLAACLADLLGAGADRVAMVGADTPHIPAASYRRAFALLDEADIVLGPALDGGYYLVAAKASRPELFVGVPMGTEVVLTETLTRATRGGLLVALLSPLRDPDRVADPAAALAVGDQDAAPATLAAATELLASARAAIR
- a CDS encoding glycosyltransferase, which codes for MDLSGVTVVLPALDEAAALPAALASFPPGVDLLVVDNGSRDDTAAVAATAGARVVTEPRRGFGAACWAGVQASPGAEVVAFADADGSFDGADLAAVAGPVLCGQADLVVGSRTIGVRQPGAMTVFAVVANRTLGLACRLLFGVPLSDLGPFRAIRRDTLLALGVRDRGQGWPLEMIGRAGQAGLRVVEVPVRYRPRAGGASKVSGSLRGSLHATAVMAAVTCRLLAERSRAGGRPAAARRPAAETRSRDAGR
- a CDS encoding cupin domain-containing protein, with protein sequence MGTVQVRSLDQPDETRSFPNGAVEMVRIADTMIGRARFETGWRWSNDVKPIAGTDRCMVLHEGYCVSGSAIVQAEDGTETRVGPGDGYVIQPGHDAWVVGDEPWVTVDFSQDMDDYAKPR
- a CDS encoding class I SAM-dependent methyltransferase, which encodes MTTAPADDLLGTAMVDFAAGRRSPLWLRVAPGRRLPHDLATYFASVTSHERALLDLAEEPVLDVGCGPARHARLLQARGVTTIGLDRSLPALSLARALGLRHWRHADVCSGSLPPARTALLLDGNLGLAGTPAGAAQLLHRLATACGPGGRLLVSGRAPRHGRLRAMVVRDEYLGRAGPWERWLQAGLPAVVDLAAPAGWRLRYVYVATAGADYWAALSLDGPW
- a CDS encoding methyltransferase domain-containing protein, whose translation is MSDVYAMITEVDPAAVEQVANAMEVSASDPQQQAMVAAYLSDVAFPPDARVLEIGCGTGAISRLLAARPKVGQVLGVDPSPILLAQARELAAGISNLSFQEADGRDLPLPDASFDVVVVHRVLSHRPGPERVLGQAFRVLRAGGWLAAFDGDYATITVATGDFDLLQACVAAFTPAYITDPWVVRCLPAMVHQAGFAEGRLRSHGFVQTSEPDYMLSIADRGADPLATAGRIGQELADALKAEARRRGDRPLLLRPRRLCQPHGTETGSPAHGAVTSSTTGSARARLAAPAT